From a single Nicotiana tabacum cultivar K326 chromosome 8, ASM71507v2, whole genome shotgun sequence genomic region:
- the LOC107784126 gene encoding peroxidase 41-like codes for MALPWILLHLFLSFTSIPFTQSTLTLDYYAKTCPKFDEIVRDVVLQKQQQFPVTAAATLRLFFHDCVVDGCDASVLIKPTAFTKAELEHDINHSLAGDGFDLISRIKTGLELACPGTVSCADILATTTRNLVVMTGGPHYKVPLGRKDSLVSQASSVEGKLPRANETIDQMIKKFQGLGFNIQEMVALVGGGHTIGFVHCKEFANRIFGTPDPTMNPKLAERLRGMCANYTTNTDMAAFLDVITPGTFDNMFFKNLMKGLGVVGSDQLLLSDPRTRPFVEKYANDSQVFSIDFAHAMEKLNIYQVKIGNEGEVRRRCDAVNTAQM; via the coding sequence ATGGCTTTGCCATGGATTCTCCTCCacttgtttttatcatttacttCCATTCCATTCACCCAATCAACCCTCACTTTGGACTACTATGCCAAAACATGTCCTAAATTTGATGAAATTGTTAGGGATGTTGTCCTCCAAAAGCAACAGCAGTTCCCTGTCACCGCGGCTGCTACCCTACGTCTCTTTTTCCATGACTGTGTTGTGGATGGTTGTGATGCCTCTGTCCTTATCAAGCCAACAGCCTTCACCAAAGCCGAGCTCGAGCATGACATCAACCACTCCCTTGCAGGTGATGGTTTCGATCTCATTTCACGTATCAAGACCGGCCTTGAGCTTGCATGCCCTGGCACTGTATCTTGTGCAGATATTCTTGCCACAACTACAAGGAATCTTGTTGTTATGACTGGTGGACCTCACTATAAAGTACCTCTAGGCCGAAAAGACAGCCTTGTTTCCCAAGCTTCAAGTGTAGAAGGAAAATTACCCCGTGCAAATGAAACAATAGATCAAATGATCAAAAAATTCCAAGGTCTAGGTTTCAACATCCAAGAAATGGTTGCATTAGTTGGAGGTGGACATACTATTGGCTTTGTTCATTGCAAGGAGTTTGCTAATCGAATTTTTGGCACTCCTGACCCAACAATGAATCCCAAATTGGCAGAAAGATTGAGAGGAATGTGCGCGAATTATACGACTAACACTGATATGGCAGCCTTCCTAGATGTGATAACCCCTGGCACTTTTGATAACATGTTTTTCAAGAATTTGATGAAGGGTTTAGGAGTTGTTGGTTCTGATCAATTGCTTTTGAGTGATCCAAGGACAAGGCCATTTGTTGAGAAATATGCAAATGATAGCCAGGTTTTCTCTATAGATTTTGCTCATGCCATGGAGAAGCTTAATATTTATCAAGTTAAAATTGGCAATGAAGGAGAGGTGAGGAGGAGATGTGATGCAGTTAATACTGCTCAGATGTGA